A portion of the Punica granatum isolate Tunisia-2019 chromosome 7, ASM765513v2, whole genome shotgun sequence genome contains these proteins:
- the LOC116214874 gene encoding myb-like protein K: MGKLSHEPYIHHFSHPHPLELTNVAQSQSMNLSITICSCCTLRSDGGYMYTCRTCSVGGGSGFALHLACAQMPALITHPSHPKHPLSLLPATPYHGGSSFNCDACSCPGTAFCYHCPDCDFDLHPTCASKPLSTAHPRHHHQLSLEFFPPYSIRAFSCDVCGGTGKNHWLYRCTSCEFDAHLECATSTAGGRPIGQAPAPLLQQQPQPQPQPRPALQHYPSYPGSYNNNNVVQPPQPQPQQYQVQHQNSAPGNLQNYQYQPQQITTSPYYNIPPASGPTIMAPAQQIYRQPQPQPQPAGAGSGGQQGNNNDLTNMMAQSFLDAAAQQAGQTLVQNLMGGGDNNGGTGNDGGGNDCGGGGGDDPSGGSSVLGNVLGAVFGGGGGSGGSDD; the protein is encoded by the exons atggggaAGCTCAGCCACGAGCCGTACATCCACCACTTCAGCCACCCGCACCCCCTCGAGCTCACCAACGTCGCTCAATCTCAGTCCATGAACCTCAGCATCACCATCTGCTCCTGCTGCACACTCCGCTCCGACGGTGGCTACATGTACACTTGCCGGACCTGCAGTGTCGGCGGCGGCAGTGGGTTCGCCCTCCACTTGGCGTGTGCCCAGATGCCAGCCCTAATAACCCACCCTTCCCACCCCAAGCACCCCCTGTCCCTCCTCCCAGCCACGCCCTACCACGGTGGCTCTTCCTTTAACTGCGACGCCTGCAGCTGCCCCGGCACAGCCTTCTGCTACCACTGCCCTGACTGCGACTTCGACCTCCACCCCACATGTGCCTCCAAGCCACTCTCCACAGCCCACCCTCGTCACCACCACCAGCTCAGCCTAGAGTTCTTCCCACCTTACAGCATCAGGGCTTTCTCGTGCGATGTGTGCGGTGGCACTGGCAAGAACCACTGGCTCTACCGATGCACTTCATGTGAGTTCGATGCCCACTTGGAGTGCGCCACCTCCACAGCTG GTGGCCGGCCAATTGGACAGGCTCCAGCGCCTTTGCTGCAGCAACAACCCCAACCTCAGCCACAGCCACGGCCTGCCCTACAGCACTATCCCTCATATCCCGGCTCTTATAATAACAACAACGTTGTACAGCCTCCTCAGCCTCAGCCCCAACAATACCAAGTCCAGCACCAGAACTCGGCCCCGGGGAACCTGCAAAACTATCAATATCAGCCCCAGCAGATTACCACAAGCCCCTACTATAACATCCCGCCGGCAAGTGGCCCCACGATCATGGCACCAGCCCAGCAGATATACCGGCAGCCGCAGCCACAGCCACAGCCAGCTGGTGCTGGCTCAGGTGGCCAGCAGGGGAACAACAACGACTTAACAAACATGATGGCCCAGAGCTTCCTTGATGCTGCCGCCCAGCAGGCTGGGCAGACCCTCGTGCAGAACTTGATGGGTGGTGGTGATAATAATGGTGGCACCGGCAATGATGGTGGTGGGAATGACTGTGGAGGTGGCGGCGGTGATGACCCTTCGGGGGGCTCGTCTGTGTTAGGGAACGTCCTTGGTGCTGTGTTCGGTGGCGGTGGTGGAAGCGGAGGTTCAGATGATTGA